Proteins from a single region of Arctopsyche grandis isolate Sample6627 chromosome 1, ASM5162203v2, whole genome shotgun sequence:
- the LOC143919625 gene encoding uncharacterized protein LOC143919625 isoform X1, with protein sequence MYTGTTAEQDTRFSDKEKKLLKQMKFGDCLTQQVDMSKVKLDVIKPWITKKITELLNMEDDVVVEYVNNQLEEKFPCPKKMQINLTGFLNGKNARLFMGELWELLLSAQTSETGIPESFVQQKKEEIKKRMEEDERAKENKIGSGGRERRRDHHRSRTRSRDRRSRDNHRRSRSRGRRDSRSKSPVQRQEKKDGHLSPPGLATDLPKHLYKEDAEKKENGNKSPGVPADDKTANNHNAESQSDRRSLTKVPNSKDEKSSVEKSPNARLSKGKSVSPHGAKNGKPKRDSSSSSTSSHNQTALAKRTSPKRHSSTDSSKSGAQFSRRSRNKDESEIRKSSTSVQKKRHYRNNKDSSTSPSPHRHSRRDSSRRSRRSLDRDRERERERERERERERDRERRRREMERERERERDRERRRRDRERRSRERRRSLERRERERRRSRSRSRTKRSRDRRSKDRRVSSKDCDRRSRDRDRRWSRDKRVSRDRHWSRDRRVSRDRRVGSRDRRLSHERASRERPNSRDRRGSRERKPSREKRPSRERKNSRDRPGSRERRTSVERISSKAGDSRSKENRDYRSSSRASSEAPNAAFNKSADTSKNDAKAASLYSDDETTKFKPNEKSVEQFAKSLSRTPSPFLKKHEIDAMKDEKSESDKNESSKVFSENSSKSKRKAESPSDSESSDKSSTVKSKSKLKKRKDRTHTKHVKKSKKSSSSSDSGSEHSSSSDSEDDKKKKTKKIARKKNVKKLKKVKKTHSSSSDDSSSDEDVKAKSVKTKSRSRRDDSSSDENKVSASEDRSKKSRVKDASPDKYKSSKKDKEPKGKKDVSGSDVEMRGKTYSATSPNTDVEVLPSKEDRVKPSRSRSTDSSEPEMKKSRKSSRDLSNSSRNKDKSPVPDKHKKSSSKPDAADLKTGSKPKTSSGSQESGKADAKKGPVDDAKKIKKREKDVSSSDSDKQSKKKQRKDKNGSESSDSDSDEPKKSKKHSKKHKKHSKKHKKHKKHKKTNKSKKDSSGSEPEVDEKVNNEDLEKKLRERALKSMKRQTSISTSE encoded by the exons ATGTATACG GGGACCACAGCGGAGCAGGACACGCGCTTCAGCGACAAGGAGAAGAAGCTACTGAAGCAGATGAAGTTCGGAGATTGCCTCACGCAGCAG GTGGACATGTCGAAGGTGAAGTTGGACGTGATAAAGCCGTGGATCACCAAGAAGATAACGGAGCTGCTGAACATGGAGGACGACGTGGTAGTAGAGTATGTCAACAATCAGCTAGAAGAAAAG TTTCCATGTCCAAAGAAAATGCAGATAAACTTAACGGGTTTTTTAAATGGAAAGAATGCTAGACTGTTTATGGGCGAGCTGTGGGAGCTGCTGCTCAGTGCTCAGACTTCCGAAACCGGCATCCCCGAGTCGTTTGTACAACAGAAAAAGGAAGAAATTAAAAAGCGGATG GAAGAAGACGAAAGGGCTAAAGAGAATAAGATTGGAAGCGGCGGAAGAGAACGTCGCCGTGACCATCACAGGAGTCGTACCAGATCTAGAGATCGTCGCTCCAGAGACAACCATCGAAG gtCGCGATCTAGAGGCCGACGAGATTCGAGGAGTAAAAGTCCAGTGCAGAGGCAGGAGAAGAAGGACGGCCATTTGAGTCCGCCCGGTCTTGCCACCGATCTGCCCAAACACTTGTACAAAGAAGACGCCGAGAAGAAAG AGAACGGTAATAAATCGCCCGGTGTTCCCGCCGACGACAAGACTGCAAACAATCACAATGCTGAAAGTCAGTCGGATCGACGCTCGCTAACTAAAGTGCCCAATTCAAAGGACGAGAAGTCGAGCGTTGAAAAGTCTCCCAACGCTAG GCTGTCGAAAGGAAAGTCGGTGTCGCCGCACGGTGCTAAAAATGGAAAACCAAAAAGAGACTCGAGCTCTTCGAGTACGTCGTCGCACAATCAGACGGCGCTCGCTAAAAGAACGAGTCCCAAAAGACATTCTAGCACCGATTCCAGCAAGAGTGGTGCTCAATTTTccc GGCGGAGTCGCAATAAAGACGAATCTGAAATTAGAAAGTCGTCGACGTCTGTTCAAAAGAAGCGGCACTATCGCAATAATAAAGATTCTTCTACTAGTCCTAGTCCTCATCGTCATTCGCGTAGAGATAG cagTCGCAGATCCCGCAGGTCCCTCGATCGCGATAGAGAGAGGGAACGTGAAAGGGAAAGGGAAAGAGAGCGGGAAAGGGATAGAGAAAGACGTCGCCGTGAAATGGAAAGAGAGAGAGAACGTGAACGAGATAGGGAGCGCCGTCGTCGTGATCGTGAGAGACG GTCTCGGGAGCGGCGTCGGTCGCTAGAGAGAAGAGAAAGAGAGAGGAGACGGTCGAGGAGTAGGTCTCGGACAAAAAGATCCAGGGACAG ACGTTCCAAAGATCGTCGCGTGTCTAGCAAGGATTGTGATAGAAGATCGAGGGACAGGGATCGAAGGTGGAGTCGGGATAAACGCGTCAGTCGGGATCGGCACTGGAGTCGGGATAGGCGTGTGAGTAGAGATAGACGTGTTGGTAGCCGCGACAGGCGTCTAAGCCACGAAAGAGCGAGTCGTGAAAGACCCAACAGCCGTGATCGTAGAGGAAGTAGAGAGAGAAAGCCAAGCAGAGAGAAGAGGCCGAGTCGTGAAAGAAAAA ATTCGAGGGATCGTCCGGGATCTCGCGAAAGGCGTACATCCGTTGAAAGAATCTCATCCAAAGCCGGAGATAGTCGCAGCAAAGAGAATCGAGACTATCGCAGCTCAAGTCGAGCTTCCTCCGAAGCACCTAATGCTGCATTTAATAAAAGTGCAGATACAAGTAAAAATGACGCTAAAGCCGCTTCGCTGTATTCCGATGATGAAACGACCAAATTCAAACCAAACGAAAAGTCAGTAGAGCAATTCGCCAAGAGTTTGTCGAGAACTCCGTCGCCTTTCCTTAAGAAACATGAAATTGACGCGATGAAAGATGAAAAGTCCGAATCGGATAAAAACGAGAGTAGTAAAGTTTTCTCCGAAAACTCGTCTAAATCAAAAAGAAAAGCAGAGTCACCGTCGGATTCGGAAAGTTCCGATAAGAGCAGCACTGTCAAGTCTAAATCCAAATTGAAGAAGCGTAAAGATCGTACGCACACTAAGCATGtgaagaaatcaaagaaatcttCGTCTTCTAGTGACAGTGGATCTGAACATTCGTCGTCTTCGGACTCGGAGGACGACAAGAAAAAGAAAACCAAAAAGATAGCGAGGAAAAAGAATgtcaaaaaattgaaaaaagtcaaaaagACTCATTCTTCCAGTTCAGACGATTCTAGTTCCGACGAAGACGTCAAAGCCAAGTCGGTCAAAACTAAAAGTCGGTCGAGACGTGACGACTCCAGCTCGGACGAAAATAAAGTCAGCGCGTCGGAAGATCGCTCTAAAAAATCTCGCGTGAAGGACGCTTCTCCAGACAAATACAAATCTAGTAAGAAAGACAAAGAACCAAAGGGCAAAAAAGATGTGTCCGGCTCCGATGTAGAGATGCGGGGCAAAACGTATTCTGCGACTAGTCCCAACACCGATGTTGAAGTGTTGCCGTCGAAAGAAGACAGAGTAAAACCTTCCAGATCGAGATCAACGGACAGTTCTGAACCGGAGATGAAAAAGTCTAGAAAATCCAGCCGCGATTTGAGCAACTCGTCGAGAAACAAAGATAAATCTCCCGTCCCCGACAAGCACAAAAAGTCCTCTTCGAAACCAGACGCCGCCGACCTGAAAACCGGCAGCAAACCAAAGACTTCTTCCGGCTCGCAAGAATCTGGCAAAGCAGATGCCAAAAAAGGTCCGGTCGACGATGCGAAAAAGATTAAGAAACGCGAAAAGGACGTATCGTCCTCTGACAGCGACAAACAGTCGAAGAAGAAACAACGCAAGGACAAAAACGGTTCAGAGTCTTCGGATTCTGACAGTGACGAGCCAAAAAAGTCCAAAAAGCATTCAAAAAAGCACAAGAAACACTCGAAGAAGCATAAGAAAcacaaaaaacacaaaaagacGAATAAATCTAAAAAGGACAGCTCCGGCAGTGAGCCGGAAGTCGACGAGAAGGTGAACAATGAAGATTTGGAGAAAAAGCTCCGGGAACGAGCCCTGAAATCAATGAAGCGGCAAACGAGTATATCGACATCTGagtaa
- the LOC143919625 gene encoding uncharacterized protein LOC143919625 isoform X3 translates to MYTGTTAEQDTRFSDKEKKLLKQMKFGDCLTQQVDMSKVKLDVIKPWITKKITELLNMEDDVVVEYVNNQLEEKFPCPKKMQINLTGFLNGKNARLFMGELWELLLSAQTSETGIPESFVQQKKEEIKKRMEEDERAKENKIGSGGRERRRDHHRSRTRSRDRRSRDNHRRSRSRGRRDSRSKSPVQRQEKKDGHLSPPGLATDLPKHLYKEDAEKKENGNKSPGVPADDKTANNHNAESQSDRRSLTKVPNSKDEKSSVEKSPNARLSKGKSVSPHGAKNGKPKRDSSSSSTSSHNQTALAKRTSPKRHSSTDSSKSGRSRNKDESEIRKSSTSVQKKRHYRNNKDSSTSPSPHRHSRRDSSRRSRRSLDRDRERERERERERERERDRERRRREMERERERERDRERRRRDRERRSRERRRSLERRERERRRSRSRSRTKRSRDRRSKDRRVSSKDCDRRSRDRDRRWSRDKRVSRDRHWSRDRRVSRDRRVGSRDRRLSHERASRERPNSRDRRGSRERKPSREKRPSRERKNSRDRPGSRERRTSVERISSKAGDSRSKENRDYRSSSRASSEAPNAAFNKSADTSKNDAKAASLYSDDETTKFKPNEKSVEQFAKSLSRTPSPFLKKHEIDAMKDEKSESDKNESSKVFSENSSKSKRKAESPSDSESSDKSSTVKSKSKLKKRKDRTHTKHVKKSKKSSSSSDSGSEHSSSSDSEDDKKKKTKKIARKKNVKKLKKVKKTHSSSSDDSSSDEDVKAKSVKTKSRSRRDDSSSDENKVSASEDRSKKSRVKDASPDKYKSSKKDKEPKGKKDVSGSDVEMRGKTYSATSPNTDVEVLPSKEDRVKPSRSRSTDSSEPEMKKSRKSSRDLSNSSRNKDKSPVPDKHKKSSSKPDAADLKTGSKPKTSSGSQESGKADAKKGPVDDAKKIKKREKDVSSSDSDKQSKKKQRKDKNGSESSDSDSDEPKKSKKHSKKHKKHSKKHKKHKKHKKTNKSKKDSSGSEPEVDEKVNNEDLEKKLRERALKSMKRQTSISTSE, encoded by the exons ATGTATACG GGGACCACAGCGGAGCAGGACACGCGCTTCAGCGACAAGGAGAAGAAGCTACTGAAGCAGATGAAGTTCGGAGATTGCCTCACGCAGCAG GTGGACATGTCGAAGGTGAAGTTGGACGTGATAAAGCCGTGGATCACCAAGAAGATAACGGAGCTGCTGAACATGGAGGACGACGTGGTAGTAGAGTATGTCAACAATCAGCTAGAAGAAAAG TTTCCATGTCCAAAGAAAATGCAGATAAACTTAACGGGTTTTTTAAATGGAAAGAATGCTAGACTGTTTATGGGCGAGCTGTGGGAGCTGCTGCTCAGTGCTCAGACTTCCGAAACCGGCATCCCCGAGTCGTTTGTACAACAGAAAAAGGAAGAAATTAAAAAGCGGATG GAAGAAGACGAAAGGGCTAAAGAGAATAAGATTGGAAGCGGCGGAAGAGAACGTCGCCGTGACCATCACAGGAGTCGTACCAGATCTAGAGATCGTCGCTCCAGAGACAACCATCGAAG gtCGCGATCTAGAGGCCGACGAGATTCGAGGAGTAAAAGTCCAGTGCAGAGGCAGGAGAAGAAGGACGGCCATTTGAGTCCGCCCGGTCTTGCCACCGATCTGCCCAAACACTTGTACAAAGAAGACGCCGAGAAGAAAG AGAACGGTAATAAATCGCCCGGTGTTCCCGCCGACGACAAGACTGCAAACAATCACAATGCTGAAAGTCAGTCGGATCGACGCTCGCTAACTAAAGTGCCCAATTCAAAGGACGAGAAGTCGAGCGTTGAAAAGTCTCCCAACGCTAG GCTGTCGAAAGGAAAGTCGGTGTCGCCGCACGGTGCTAAAAATGGAAAACCAAAAAGAGACTCGAGCTCTTCGAGTACGTCGTCGCACAATCAGACGGCGCTCGCTAAAAGAACGAGTCCCAAAAGACATTCTAGCACCGATTCCAGCAAGAGTG GGCGGAGTCGCAATAAAGACGAATCTGAAATTAGAAAGTCGTCGACGTCTGTTCAAAAGAAGCGGCACTATCGCAATAATAAAGATTCTTCTACTAGTCCTAGTCCTCATCGTCATTCGCGTAGAGATAG cagTCGCAGATCCCGCAGGTCCCTCGATCGCGATAGAGAGAGGGAACGTGAAAGGGAAAGGGAAAGAGAGCGGGAAAGGGATAGAGAAAGACGTCGCCGTGAAATGGAAAGAGAGAGAGAACGTGAACGAGATAGGGAGCGCCGTCGTCGTGATCGTGAGAGACG GTCTCGGGAGCGGCGTCGGTCGCTAGAGAGAAGAGAAAGAGAGAGGAGACGGTCGAGGAGTAGGTCTCGGACAAAAAGATCCAGGGACAG ACGTTCCAAAGATCGTCGCGTGTCTAGCAAGGATTGTGATAGAAGATCGAGGGACAGGGATCGAAGGTGGAGTCGGGATAAACGCGTCAGTCGGGATCGGCACTGGAGTCGGGATAGGCGTGTGAGTAGAGATAGACGTGTTGGTAGCCGCGACAGGCGTCTAAGCCACGAAAGAGCGAGTCGTGAAAGACCCAACAGCCGTGATCGTAGAGGAAGTAGAGAGAGAAAGCCAAGCAGAGAGAAGAGGCCGAGTCGTGAAAGAAAAA ATTCGAGGGATCGTCCGGGATCTCGCGAAAGGCGTACATCCGTTGAAAGAATCTCATCCAAAGCCGGAGATAGTCGCAGCAAAGAGAATCGAGACTATCGCAGCTCAAGTCGAGCTTCCTCCGAAGCACCTAATGCTGCATTTAATAAAAGTGCAGATACAAGTAAAAATGACGCTAAAGCCGCTTCGCTGTATTCCGATGATGAAACGACCAAATTCAAACCAAACGAAAAGTCAGTAGAGCAATTCGCCAAGAGTTTGTCGAGAACTCCGTCGCCTTTCCTTAAGAAACATGAAATTGACGCGATGAAAGATGAAAAGTCCGAATCGGATAAAAACGAGAGTAGTAAAGTTTTCTCCGAAAACTCGTCTAAATCAAAAAGAAAAGCAGAGTCACCGTCGGATTCGGAAAGTTCCGATAAGAGCAGCACTGTCAAGTCTAAATCCAAATTGAAGAAGCGTAAAGATCGTACGCACACTAAGCATGtgaagaaatcaaagaaatcttCGTCTTCTAGTGACAGTGGATCTGAACATTCGTCGTCTTCGGACTCGGAGGACGACAAGAAAAAGAAAACCAAAAAGATAGCGAGGAAAAAGAATgtcaaaaaattgaaaaaagtcaaaaagACTCATTCTTCCAGTTCAGACGATTCTAGTTCCGACGAAGACGTCAAAGCCAAGTCGGTCAAAACTAAAAGTCGGTCGAGACGTGACGACTCCAGCTCGGACGAAAATAAAGTCAGCGCGTCGGAAGATCGCTCTAAAAAATCTCGCGTGAAGGACGCTTCTCCAGACAAATACAAATCTAGTAAGAAAGACAAAGAACCAAAGGGCAAAAAAGATGTGTCCGGCTCCGATGTAGAGATGCGGGGCAAAACGTATTCTGCGACTAGTCCCAACACCGATGTTGAAGTGTTGCCGTCGAAAGAAGACAGAGTAAAACCTTCCAGATCGAGATCAACGGACAGTTCTGAACCGGAGATGAAAAAGTCTAGAAAATCCAGCCGCGATTTGAGCAACTCGTCGAGAAACAAAGATAAATCTCCCGTCCCCGACAAGCACAAAAAGTCCTCTTCGAAACCAGACGCCGCCGACCTGAAAACCGGCAGCAAACCAAAGACTTCTTCCGGCTCGCAAGAATCTGGCAAAGCAGATGCCAAAAAAGGTCCGGTCGACGATGCGAAAAAGATTAAGAAACGCGAAAAGGACGTATCGTCCTCTGACAGCGACAAACAGTCGAAGAAGAAACAACGCAAGGACAAAAACGGTTCAGAGTCTTCGGATTCTGACAGTGACGAGCCAAAAAAGTCCAAAAAGCATTCAAAAAAGCACAAGAAACACTCGAAGAAGCATAAGAAAcacaaaaaacacaaaaagacGAATAAATCTAAAAAGGACAGCTCCGGCAGTGAGCCGGAAGTCGACGAGAAGGTGAACAATGAAGATTTGGAGAAAAAGCTCCGGGAACGAGCCCTGAAATCAATGAAGCGGCAAACGAGTATATCGACATCTGagtaa
- the LOC143919625 gene encoding uncharacterized protein LOC143919625 isoform X2 has protein sequence MCSFQGTTAEQDTRFSDKEKKLLKQMKFGDCLTQQVDMSKVKLDVIKPWITKKITELLNMEDDVVVEYVNNQLEEKFPCPKKMQINLTGFLNGKNARLFMGELWELLLSAQTSETGIPESFVQQKKEEIKKRMEEDERAKENKIGSGGRERRRDHHRSRTRSRDRRSRDNHRRSRSRGRRDSRSKSPVQRQEKKDGHLSPPGLATDLPKHLYKEDAEKKENGNKSPGVPADDKTANNHNAESQSDRRSLTKVPNSKDEKSSVEKSPNARLSKGKSVSPHGAKNGKPKRDSSSSSTSSHNQTALAKRTSPKRHSSTDSSKSGRSRNKDESEIRKSSTSVQKKRHYRNNKDSSTSPSPHRHSRRDSSRRSRRSLDRDRERERERERERERERDRERRRREMERERERERDRERRRRDRERRSRERRRSLERRERERRRSRSRSRTKRSRDRRSKDRRVSSKDCDRRSRDRDRRWSRDKRVSRDRHWSRDRRVSRDRRVGSRDRRLSHERASRERPNSRDRRGSRERKPSREKRPSRERKNSRDRPGSRERRTSVERISSKAGDSRSKENRDYRSSSRASSEAPNAAFNKSADTSKNDAKAASLYSDDETTKFKPNEKSVEQFAKSLSRTPSPFLKKHEIDAMKDEKSESDKNESSKVFSENSSKSKRKAESPSDSESSDKSSTVKSKSKLKKRKDRTHTKHVKKSKKSSSSSDSGSEHSSSSDSEDDKKKKTKKIARKKNVKKLKKVKKTHSSSSDDSSSDEDVKAKSVKTKSRSRRDDSSSDENKVSASEDRSKKSRVKDASPDKYKSSKKDKEPKGKKDVSGSDVEMRGKTYSATSPNTDVEVLPSKEDRVKPSRSRSTDSSEPEMKKSRKSSRDLSNSSRNKDKSPVPDKHKKSSSKPDAADLKTGSKPKTSSGSQESGKADAKKGPVDDAKKIKKREKDVSSSDSDKQSKKKQRKDKNGSESSDSDSDEPKKSKKHSKKHKKHSKKHKKHKKHKKTNKSKKDSSGSEPEVDEKVNNEDLEKKLRERALKSMKRQTSISTSE, from the exons ATGTGCTCGTTTCAGGGGACCACAGCGGAGCAGGACACGCGCTTCAGCGACAAGGAGAAGAAGCTACTGAAGCAGATGAAGTTCGGAGATTGCCTCACGCAGCAG GTGGACATGTCGAAGGTGAAGTTGGACGTGATAAAGCCGTGGATCACCAAGAAGATAACGGAGCTGCTGAACATGGAGGACGACGTGGTAGTAGAGTATGTCAACAATCAGCTAGAAGAAAAG TTTCCATGTCCAAAGAAAATGCAGATAAACTTAACGGGTTTTTTAAATGGAAAGAATGCTAGACTGTTTATGGGCGAGCTGTGGGAGCTGCTGCTCAGTGCTCAGACTTCCGAAACCGGCATCCCCGAGTCGTTTGTACAACAGAAAAAGGAAGAAATTAAAAAGCGGATG GAAGAAGACGAAAGGGCTAAAGAGAATAAGATTGGAAGCGGCGGAAGAGAACGTCGCCGTGACCATCACAGGAGTCGTACCAGATCTAGAGATCGTCGCTCCAGAGACAACCATCGAAG gtCGCGATCTAGAGGCCGACGAGATTCGAGGAGTAAAAGTCCAGTGCAGAGGCAGGAGAAGAAGGACGGCCATTTGAGTCCGCCCGGTCTTGCCACCGATCTGCCCAAACACTTGTACAAAGAAGACGCCGAGAAGAAAG AGAACGGTAATAAATCGCCCGGTGTTCCCGCCGACGACAAGACTGCAAACAATCACAATGCTGAAAGTCAGTCGGATCGACGCTCGCTAACTAAAGTGCCCAATTCAAAGGACGAGAAGTCGAGCGTTGAAAAGTCTCCCAACGCTAG GCTGTCGAAAGGAAAGTCGGTGTCGCCGCACGGTGCTAAAAATGGAAAACCAAAAAGAGACTCGAGCTCTTCGAGTACGTCGTCGCACAATCAGACGGCGCTCGCTAAAAGAACGAGTCCCAAAAGACATTCTAGCACCGATTCCAGCAAGAGTG GGCGGAGTCGCAATAAAGACGAATCTGAAATTAGAAAGTCGTCGACGTCTGTTCAAAAGAAGCGGCACTATCGCAATAATAAAGATTCTTCTACTAGTCCTAGTCCTCATCGTCATTCGCGTAGAGATAG cagTCGCAGATCCCGCAGGTCCCTCGATCGCGATAGAGAGAGGGAACGTGAAAGGGAAAGGGAAAGAGAGCGGGAAAGGGATAGAGAAAGACGTCGCCGTGAAATGGAAAGAGAGAGAGAACGTGAACGAGATAGGGAGCGCCGTCGTCGTGATCGTGAGAGACG GTCTCGGGAGCGGCGTCGGTCGCTAGAGAGAAGAGAAAGAGAGAGGAGACGGTCGAGGAGTAGGTCTCGGACAAAAAGATCCAGGGACAG ACGTTCCAAAGATCGTCGCGTGTCTAGCAAGGATTGTGATAGAAGATCGAGGGACAGGGATCGAAGGTGGAGTCGGGATAAACGCGTCAGTCGGGATCGGCACTGGAGTCGGGATAGGCGTGTGAGTAGAGATAGACGTGTTGGTAGCCGCGACAGGCGTCTAAGCCACGAAAGAGCGAGTCGTGAAAGACCCAACAGCCGTGATCGTAGAGGAAGTAGAGAGAGAAAGCCAAGCAGAGAGAAGAGGCCGAGTCGTGAAAGAAAAA ATTCGAGGGATCGTCCGGGATCTCGCGAAAGGCGTACATCCGTTGAAAGAATCTCATCCAAAGCCGGAGATAGTCGCAGCAAAGAGAATCGAGACTATCGCAGCTCAAGTCGAGCTTCCTCCGAAGCACCTAATGCTGCATTTAATAAAAGTGCAGATACAAGTAAAAATGACGCTAAAGCCGCTTCGCTGTATTCCGATGATGAAACGACCAAATTCAAACCAAACGAAAAGTCAGTAGAGCAATTCGCCAAGAGTTTGTCGAGAACTCCGTCGCCTTTCCTTAAGAAACATGAAATTGACGCGATGAAAGATGAAAAGTCCGAATCGGATAAAAACGAGAGTAGTAAAGTTTTCTCCGAAAACTCGTCTAAATCAAAAAGAAAAGCAGAGTCACCGTCGGATTCGGAAAGTTCCGATAAGAGCAGCACTGTCAAGTCTAAATCCAAATTGAAGAAGCGTAAAGATCGTACGCACACTAAGCATGtgaagaaatcaaagaaatcttCGTCTTCTAGTGACAGTGGATCTGAACATTCGTCGTCTTCGGACTCGGAGGACGACAAGAAAAAGAAAACCAAAAAGATAGCGAGGAAAAAGAATgtcaaaaaattgaaaaaagtcaaaaagACTCATTCTTCCAGTTCAGACGATTCTAGTTCCGACGAAGACGTCAAAGCCAAGTCGGTCAAAACTAAAAGTCGGTCGAGACGTGACGACTCCAGCTCGGACGAAAATAAAGTCAGCGCGTCGGAAGATCGCTCTAAAAAATCTCGCGTGAAGGACGCTTCTCCAGACAAATACAAATCTAGTAAGAAAGACAAAGAACCAAAGGGCAAAAAAGATGTGTCCGGCTCCGATGTAGAGATGCGGGGCAAAACGTATTCTGCGACTAGTCCCAACACCGATGTTGAAGTGTTGCCGTCGAAAGAAGACAGAGTAAAACCTTCCAGATCGAGATCAACGGACAGTTCTGAACCGGAGATGAAAAAGTCTAGAAAATCCAGCCGCGATTTGAGCAACTCGTCGAGAAACAAAGATAAATCTCCCGTCCCCGACAAGCACAAAAAGTCCTCTTCGAAACCAGACGCCGCCGACCTGAAAACCGGCAGCAAACCAAAGACTTCTTCCGGCTCGCAAGAATCTGGCAAAGCAGATGCCAAAAAAGGTCCGGTCGACGATGCGAAAAAGATTAAGAAACGCGAAAAGGACGTATCGTCCTCTGACAGCGACAAACAGTCGAAGAAGAAACAACGCAAGGACAAAAACGGTTCAGAGTCTTCGGATTCTGACAGTGACGAGCCAAAAAAGTCCAAAAAGCATTCAAAAAAGCACAAGAAACACTCGAAGAAGCATAAGAAAcacaaaaaacacaaaaagacGAATAAATCTAAAAAGGACAGCTCCGGCAGTGAGCCGGAAGTCGACGAGAAGGTGAACAATGAAGATTTGGAGAAAAAGCTCCGGGAACGAGCCCTGAAATCAATGAAGCGGCAAACGAGTATATCGACATCTGagtaa